ATGTTAAGCACGATAGAATTTGTGCCACTTACAAAATCATCCGAATTCAGCACGGACTAGCAGGACATAGACCCTCATGAAATGCTTGTTTAGCGACTACCGGGCTGAATTTGGCCCGATACTGGCCGAAAAACTAGGAAGCGATTTTGAGCTTTCCACCGGGCGCGTTTGCCCTAACGGGAAGGACTGCTGCGATGTGATCATGGTAGCAGTGCCTCCGCCCGCGCATGCGGACTTCGCCGCGCAGCTCGCCACGGTTGCCGGCGCAGCCAGGAACCACGCTGGAGTACCGGTGATAGGTCTGTTGGCGGCCCCTGATCATGACCTTGCTGTGCGTGTTTTGTCGGAAGGCGGCTATGACTGCTTTGTTGAGACAGATTCCCTGGAAGAACTCCGGATCATTCTGCGCCGCGCCATCCATTTCCATGAGCTGATGCGGGAAGTCGAGCACCTGCGCGACGTTGCAGGACGCGCGGCCGGCTTCGAACACATTCTTACGTCCAACGCCAAGATGGAAACCGTGTGCCGGCTTCTGTCCAAAGTAGCGGCCACGTCGGCCACGGTCCTGCTCACGGGTGAGAGCGGCACCGGAAAAGGCATGATGGCCAATGCCATCCATGAAGCCAGCCCGCAAAGCGGAAGGCCCTTCGTCGCACTCTCGTGCGCGTCCTTGCCGGAACACCTGATTGAAGCTGAGCTGTTTGGCCACGAAAAGGGCGCCTTCACCGGCGCTGTGGCTGCGCGCCATGGACGTTTTGAAGCCGCCGGCAAAGGCACTATTTTTCTGGATGAGGTCGGCGACCTTCCCCCCAGCATGCAAGTCAAGCTTCTGCGCGTTCTGCAGGAGAGGACCTTTGAGCGGCTGGGCAGCAACGAGTCGCGCACCATGGAAGCCCGGGTCATCTGCGCCACGCACCGCCCGCTCAAAGCCCTGGTGAAGGCTGGCGCGTTCCGGGCTGATCTCTATTACCGCATCAGCACCGTGGAAGTCGAGCTGCCGCCGCTGCGCCAGAGGCGCGAAGACATTCTTCTGCTGGCGCATAGTCTGCTGCAGAAGTTCTCTGCCCGGCACAAGCGTCCAGCGCTGCGTTTCTCCCCGGGAGTGCTGGCAACACTGCAAGAGCATGCCTGGCCGGGTAATATCCGAGAACTGCAAAATGTGATTGAGCGGGCGGTGGTGGTTTGCGACGGTTCGGAAATCCAGGTTCGCGACCTTCCGCCCGAGTTTGCCGACTTTGCCGTGTCCGATGTGCCGGCTTCGCTCGACGATGCCGTGCGCGAGTTCAAGCGCCGGTGGATTCAGCGGGCATTGGCCCAGGCTGGCCACAATAAGGTCCAGACCGCCCGAACGCTGGGAATCGCTCGCTCTTCTCTGCACCGTTTGATCGATGAATTACAAATCCCGTGCGAAGAAGAGCCGGCGGATGACTCAGCGCGCGACAATCGCGAAGACCGCTTGGAAAAGGTGGCTTCGATTACTTCCGGCCGTGGCCCGCATGCCGCTTAACCCCAAGTCCTGCTTTCAATTCCCTCTAGGTATCATTTCTGGCGCCGGCTGATATACACGGCCGACCGCAGTGCGGCCCCAAAGAAAAACGGCGGCGCCAGGAAGATGGAAAGAAATGGCAAGCCGAGCAGAAGCTGGTTCTCACTGCGGAGCCCGGCAAAGTAAGCGTAAACAATCACCGCGGCTGAAGCTGCATACCAGATCAGAATGAACTGGCAGGCGAACGGCAAGAGCCGCTGCGCGCCGGACAAGAACTTCTTGCCCCATACCAACAGCCACATGCCCACCGGCAATAGGATCACCTGGTTGTGAAACAGCCAGTTGGGACCGCTGACCACGCCGGCGGCAAGCGCCAGACAAAGCCCGGCGGCAAAGGCCGGCGTGCGCGGCAAGCTCTTCCGGAGAGTGAAACAGACCCATGCCACCACCGCCCACATGCCCAGGGTGATCATGACCGCCCCAATACGGTTTCCGGCCAGCATCTCGATTGG
This genomic interval from Terriglobia bacterium contains the following:
- a CDS encoding sigma-54 dependent transcriptional regulator; this translates as MKCLFSDYRAEFGPILAEKLGSDFELSTGRVCPNGKDCCDVIMVAVPPPAHADFAAQLATVAGAARNHAGVPVIGLLAAPDHDLAVRVLSEGGYDCFVETDSLEELRIILRRAIHFHELMREVEHLRDVAGRAAGFEHILTSNAKMETVCRLLSKVAATSATVLLTGESGTGKGMMANAIHEASPQSGRPFVALSCASLPEHLIEAELFGHEKGAFTGAVAARHGRFEAAGKGTIFLDEVGDLPPSMQVKLLRVLQERTFERLGSNESRTMEARVICATHRPLKALVKAGAFRADLYYRISTVEVELPPLRQRREDILLLAHSLLQKFSARHKRPALRFSPGVLATLQEHAWPGNIRELQNVIERAVVVCDGSEIQVRDLPPEFADFAVSDVPASLDDAVREFKRRWIQRALAQAGHNKVQTARTLGIARSSLHRLIDELQIPCEEEPADDSARDNREDRLEKVASITSGRGPHAA